A DNA window from Brassica napus cultivar Da-Ae chromosome A4, Da-Ae, whole genome shotgun sequence contains the following coding sequences:
- the LOC106448298 gene encoding uncharacterized protein LOC106448298 isoform X2 — protein MFKKYHQPQRLWPIISEANDLLGTGFLCFSLEGETLEGQLSRQLSTTNPNLLSAVDIYQLSDYMVIPNNRRHKLTPQPFFIRINREASVIKLEHTISGFPAQKYSPLNFMQLIDSATARTYLPDVVGQIFIMQDDYPHYPEYQTKLIIGLRINGWMMVKLTLWGNEASLFRQLQAMSHRKYKVVLVTSIIPWKLLLASSSATQFFFDENIKHISGFRSKISIGGE, from the exons atgttcaaaaaatatcACCAACCCCAAAGACTTTGGCCCATCATAAGTGAAGCCAACGACTTGCTCGGTACCGGTTTCCTATGCTTTAGCTTGGAG GGTGAAACTCTAGAAGGGCAGCTATCCAGACAGTTATCAACTACAAATCCTAACCTCTTATCAGCAGTGGATATATATCAGCTCTCAGATTATATGGTCATCCCGAATAATCGCAGACACAAGCTGACTCCGCAGCCGTTCTTTATTCGTATCAACCGTGAAGCGAGTGTGATAAAATTAGAACACACGATCTCAGGCTTTCCTGCACAGAAATACTCTCCTCTCAACTTCATGCAGCTAATAGACTCAGCAACTGCACGCACATACCTTCCAG ATGTAGTAGGCCAGATATTTATCATGCAAGATGACTACCCCCACTACCCGGAATATCAAACAAAGCTGATAATTGGTTTGCGTATAAACGG ATGGATGATGGTGAAGCTAACGCTATGGGGAAACGAAGCATCTCTTTTCCGGCAACTACAAGCCATGAGCCATCGGAAGTACAAAGTTGTTTTAGTAACAAGCATTATACCAT gGAAACTCTTGCTAGCTTCATCATCCGCAACTCAGTTTTTCTTTGATGAAAATATCAAGCACATCAGTGGCTTCAGAAGCAAAATAAGCATTGGTGGGGAATAG
- the LOC125608122 gene encoding uncharacterized protein LOC125608122, with protein sequence MVLIYVKSGEWMCSRGDDWSFVVDKERRGRMVTLATTTTLKQLKIMVCEDYGVDHNAINAEFSYSLLNQKGNPPIIITNDRQASNFVGYAKRESSTTLCVMFSVSGVNQKERVNIDLNKEPCDSSNVEDEEVPEINRAEFVKPSKESFVKRTNHVAADGCGPLRSENIELFQNNGDSDKDGRAWRGDFVKKDQIFTSKGVLKATMEILAMKNNFDYTVIKSTRKWWYIRCKDALCNWTVRAEGIDGSTYFMINQCDGRHSCAPSKKRKFGKTASARTIGTLIQHRFDDANDGPKPNDIIQFMRMEHSCEITYWHAWEAREFAIAAARGIPDRSYSKIPAYLHMIKEANPGTHTHYETNEKGRFMYLFMSFGQSVRGFYNAMRRVIVVDGTFLKNKYKGTLLVATAVDGNSNLYPIAFGVVDSENDDSWGWFFRQLKVVIADCQDLAFVSDRNASISKAIGTVYPRSAHGICIHHLLTNVVSFFKTKGLTALVEKASRAYRYTEFQERITEIFDMSPELGRYLREADVRKWARSLFPGSRYDIRTTNPAESINSVLRIPREYPVIPLLDSIRELLTRWFYERRLLSSKHLDPLTAKVERKIDRRIVKAKGFQVYKVDNFRSVVKGDIYDCHVDLERRTCTCGKYDIGKIPCRHAIPAIYSRGMEVHRFTDALYSTAAWRTAYADSINPIAVVESEWNVPAEVKLAKVLPPKTRKSAGRPVKRRYESVEDKIASSQGSKKNKKHKCSRCGTEGHKRGTCDLPI encoded by the exons ATGGTTCTAATCTATGTCAAATCGGGTGAATGGATGTGTAGTCGCGGTGATGACTGGAGTTTCGTGGTAGACAAAGAAAGGCGTGGTCGAATGGTAACATTAGCAACTACTACTACGTTGAAGCAGCTCAAGATAATGGTGTGTGAGGATTATGGGGTGGACCATAATGCCATTAATGCCGAGTTCAGTTATTCGTTGTTGAATCAAAAAGGGAATCCTCCTATTATTATCACCAATGATCGGCAAGCATCTAATTTTGTGGGCTATGCAAAGAGGGAATCGTCTACTACCTTGTGTGTGATGTTCTCTGTTTCCGGTGTAAATCAAAAGGAACGAGTCAATATCGATTTGAATAAGGAGCCTTGCGATTCAAGTaatgttgaggatgaagaagttccTGAGATAAATCGAGCAGAGTTTGTCAAGCCGTCAAAGGAGTCTTTTGTTAAAAGAACGAATCATGTCGCTGCAGATGGTTGCGGTCCTTTAAGGAGTGAAAACATTGAACTTTTTCAAAACAATGGAGACAGTGATAAGGATGGTCGAGCTTGGAGAGGAGACTTCGTGAAGAAGGATCAAATTTTCACAAGTAAAGGGGTTCTGAAGGCAACAATGGAAATTTTAGCGATGAAGAATAATTTCGATTACACTGTTATCAAATCCACGAGAAAATGGTGGTATATTCGATGTAAAGATGCATTGTGCAACTGGACTGTGCGTGCAGAAGGAATAGATGGGTCTACATATTTCATGATCAACCAATGTGATGGAAGACATTCATGTGCTCCTTCAAAGAAAAGGAAATTCGGAAAAACAGCATCAGCAAGAACAATTGGGACTCTGATACAACATCGATTTGATGATGCAAACGATGGCCCAAAACCGAATGACATCATTCAATTTATGAGAATGGAGCATAGTTGTGAGATTACTTATTGGCACGCTTGGGAAGCTCGTGAGTTTGCTATTGCAGCTGCTAGAGGTATACCAGATCGCAGTTACTCTAAAATACCAGCATATCTGCATATGATTAAAGAAGCAAATCCTGGTACGCATACTCACTATGAAACTAATGAGAAGGGAAGATTCATGTATCTATTTATGTCATTTGGGCAATCAGTTAGAGGATTCTACAATGCAATGCGAAGGGTGATTGTTGTTGACGGaacttttctgaaaaataaatacaaagggACACTTCTTGTTGCTACTGCTGTAGATGGTAACTCTAATTTGTATCCGATTGCATTTGGGGTTGTTGATTCAGAGAATGACGATTCTTGGGGGTGGTTCTTCAGACAGTTGAAAGTGGTTATTGCTGATTGTCAAGACCTAGCTTTTGTCTCAGATAGAAATGCGTCTATTTCTAAAGCTATTGGGACTGTCTACCCTCGATCAGCACATGGAATTTGCATTCATCACTTATTGACCAATGTGGTCTCATTTTTCAAGACAAAAGGATTGACTGCGTTGGTAGAAAAGGCTTCACGGGCATATAGATACACTGAATTTCAAGAACGTATCACCGAAATTTTTGATATGAGTCCTGAGCTTGGAAGATATCTACGGGAGGCTGATGTGCGCAAATGGGCTCGTTCTCTCTTCCCTGGTTCCAGGTATGACATTAGGACCACGAACCCTGCAGAGTCTATAAATTCAGTTCTTAGAATACCTAGAGAATATCCGGTTATTCCTTTGCTTGATAGTATAAGAGAACTGTTGACTCGATGGTTCTATGAGCGTCGCTTGTTAAGCTCAAAGCATCTAGATCCTTTAACCGCTaaggtggagagaaagattgaTAGGAGAATTGTGAAGGCAAAAGGATTCCAGGTTTACAAGGTTGACAACTTCAGATCGGTTGTAAAAGGAGACATATATGATTGTCATGTTGATTTGGAAAGAAGAACATGCACATGTGGTAAGTATGATATAGGAAAAATTCCTTGCCGACACGCCATTCCTGCAATTTATTCACGAG GTATGGAAGTGCACAGATTCACTGACGCCTTATACAGCACTGCAGCGTGGAGAACCGCCTATGCAGATTCCATTAATCCAATAGCAGTTGTAGAGTCAGAATGGAATGTCCCTGCTGAGGTTAAACTTGCAAAGGTTTTACCACCAAAGACAAGAAAGAGTGCTGGTCGACCAGTAAAGAGAAGGtatgaatcagtagaagacaagaTCGCATCTTCTCAAGGAtcaaagaagaataaaaagcaTAAGTGTAGCCGTTGTGGAACTGAAGGACACAAGAGAGGAACATGCGATTTACCCATCTAG
- the LOC125608123 gene encoding uncharacterized protein At4g04775-like yields the protein MSSVNSSSTTRDRLAKQRGIPTRCNCGEAVNRFTSKTIQNPGRLFHCCPLGSQKDKTHLFKWTDKSVVEEIEDFQDLFDVLLVDNSEFQKSVRAGEAMMTRHESRIQEMEDAMCHCEEKTLECIRELRGIKALFVCCLVMVFLYHIYA from the exons ATGTCTTCAGTAAATTCTTCATCCACTACAAGAGATCGCCTCGCGAAACAACGGGGAATTCCCACAAGATGCAATTGCGGTGAGGCAGTGAATCGTTTCACttcaaaaacaattcaaaatccGGGAAGATTATTTCATTGTTGTCCTTTGGGATCTCAAAAG GACAAAACCCACTTGTTCAAATGGACTGACAAGTCAGTTGTTGAGGAGATTGAAGACTTCCAAGACCTGTTTGACGTGTTACTCGTTGACAATTCCGAGTTTCAGAAATCAGTGAGAGCTGGTGAGGCCATGATGACACGCCATGAGAGTAGAATTCAAGAGATGGAAGATGCAATGTGCCATTGCGAAGAGAAGACCTTGGAATGCATTAGGGAACTTAGGGGCATAAAAgctttgtttgtgtgttgtttggtgatgGTCTTCTTGTACCATATCTATGCATGA
- the LOC106448298 gene encoding uncharacterized protein LOC106448298 isoform X1, giving the protein MFKKYHQPQRLWPIISEANDLLGTGFLCFSLEGETLEGQLSRQLSTTNPNLLSAVDIYQLSDYMVIPNNRRHKLTPQPFFIRINREASVIKLEHTISGFPAQKYSPLNFMQLIDSATARTYLPDVVGQIFIMQDDYPHYPEYQTKLIIGLRINGWMMVKLTLWGNEASLFRQLQAMSHRKYKVVLVTSIIPCMCKGKLLLASSSATQFFFDENIKHISGFRSKISIGGE; this is encoded by the exons atgttcaaaaaatatcACCAACCCCAAAGACTTTGGCCCATCATAAGTGAAGCCAACGACTTGCTCGGTACCGGTTTCCTATGCTTTAGCTTGGAG GGTGAAACTCTAGAAGGGCAGCTATCCAGACAGTTATCAACTACAAATCCTAACCTCTTATCAGCAGTGGATATATATCAGCTCTCAGATTATATGGTCATCCCGAATAATCGCAGACACAAGCTGACTCCGCAGCCGTTCTTTATTCGTATCAACCGTGAAGCGAGTGTGATAAAATTAGAACACACGATCTCAGGCTTTCCTGCACAGAAATACTCTCCTCTCAACTTCATGCAGCTAATAGACTCAGCAACTGCACGCACATACCTTCCAG ATGTAGTAGGCCAGATATTTATCATGCAAGATGACTACCCCCACTACCCGGAATATCAAACAAAGCTGATAATTGGTTTGCGTATAAACGG ATGGATGATGGTGAAGCTAACGCTATGGGGAAACGAAGCATCTCTTTTCCGGCAACTACAAGCCATGAGCCATCGGAAGTACAAAGTTGTTTTAGTAACAAGCATTATACCATGTATGTGTAAAG gGAAACTCTTGCTAGCTTCATCATCCGCAACTCAGTTTTTCTTTGATGAAAATATCAAGCACATCAGTGGCTTCAGAAGCAAAATAAGCATTGGTGGGGAATAG